One window of the Megalops cyprinoides isolate fMegCyp1 chromosome 2, fMegCyp1.pri, whole genome shotgun sequence genome contains the following:
- the LOC118772869 gene encoding spindlin-W-like isoform X2: MRIQHSWREKGALTKWKGTVLDRLSVNPTLFMVKYDGFDCVYGIELFKDERVSNLQVLKEKVVNNKIKVPHDAEELVGKAVEHLFEKEDGEKNEWRGMVLSRAPIMTNWYYITYEKDPVLYMYQLWDDFEDGDLRILPEAENKHLLPADRKPGEETESLVGKQVEYVTDKGVKRTGLVIYQVPAKPSVYYIKYDDDFHIHVYDLVKTS; encoded by the exons ATGAGGATCCAGCACAGTTGGAGGGAGAAAGGGGCACTGACTAAGTGGAAGGGGACCGTTCTCGACAGACTGAGTGTCAACCCCACGCTCTTCATGGTCAAGTACGATGGATTCGACTGTGTCTACGGCATCGAGCTCTTCAAGGACGAGAGGGTTTCCAACCTGCAGGTCCTCAAGGAGAAAGTGG TGAACAACAAGATCAAGGTTCCCCATGATGCAGAGGAGCTGGTGGGCAAGGCTGTGGAGCACTTGTTTGAAAAAGAGGATGGTGAAAAGAATGAGTGGAGGGGCATGGTCCTTTCCAGAGCGCCGATCATGACCAACTGGTATTACATCACCTACGAGAAGGACCCTGTCCTGTACATGTACCAGCTGTGGGACGATTTTGAGGACGGAGATCTGCGTATCTTACCTGAAGCAG aGAACAAACACTTGCTCCCAGCTGACAGGAAGCCAGGTGAGGAAACAGAGAGCCTTGTGGGTAAGCAGGTGGAGTATGTTACTGACAAAGGAGTGAAGAGAACCGGTCTGGTGATCTACCAAGTCCCTGCCAAGCCGTCTGTCTACTACATTAAGTATGACGATGACTTTCACATCCATGTGTATGACCTGGTCAAGACCTCCTAA
- the LOC118772869 gene encoding spindlin-W-like isoform X1, translating to MSKKKGRKRSSGELSDSLAADPNSILGMRIQHSWREKGALTKWKGTVLDRLSVNPTLFMVKYDGFDCVYGIELFKDERVSNLQVLKEKVVNNKIKVPHDAEELVGKAVEHLFEKEDGEKNEWRGMVLSRAPIMTNWYYITYEKDPVLYMYQLWDDFEDGDLRILPEAENKHLLPADRKPGEETESLVGKQVEYVTDKGVKRTGLVIYQVPAKPSVYYIKYDDDFHIHVYDLVKTS from the exons ATGTCCAAGAAAAAAGGCAG GAAACGTAGCAGTGGTGAGCTGAGTGACAGCCTGGCCGCTGACCCCAACAGCATCCTGGGCATGAGGATCCAGCACAGTTGGAGGGAGAAAGGGGCACTGACTAAGTGGAAGGGGACCGTTCTCGACAGACTGAGTGTCAACCCCACGCTCTTCATGGTCAAGTACGATGGATTCGACTGTGTCTACGGCATCGAGCTCTTCAAGGACGAGAGGGTTTCCAACCTGCAGGTCCTCAAGGAGAAAGTGG TGAACAACAAGATCAAGGTTCCCCATGATGCAGAGGAGCTGGTGGGCAAGGCTGTGGAGCACTTGTTTGAAAAAGAGGATGGTGAAAAGAATGAGTGGAGGGGCATGGTCCTTTCCAGAGCGCCGATCATGACCAACTGGTATTACATCACCTACGAGAAGGACCCTGTCCTGTACATGTACCAGCTGTGGGACGATTTTGAGGACGGAGATCTGCGTATCTTACCTGAAGCAG aGAACAAACACTTGCTCCCAGCTGACAGGAAGCCAGGTGAGGAAACAGAGAGCCTTGTGGGTAAGCAGGTGGAGTATGTTACTGACAAAGGAGTGAAGAGAACCGGTCTGGTGATCTACCAAGTCCCTGCCAAGCCGTCTGTCTACTACATTAAGTATGACGATGACTTTCACATCCATGTGTATGACCTGGTCAAGACCTCCTAA
- the LOC118771204 gene encoding hydroxysteroid 11-beta-dehydrogenase 1-like protein, which yields MTFLLKFLIMSVCAILTAFIWRDTFETESLRGARVLVTGASTGIGEQMAYYYARFGAQIIITARRENVLLQVAEKCLSMGAQKVLYISGDMAEQSDPARVVRFAVDKLGGLDYLVLNHIGSSPFAMWDGDVEHTRWLLQVNFLSYIQMTSAALPSLKQSGGSIIVVSSLLGKMSTPFAAPYTATKFALNGFFGTMYHELAMQRANVSLTICTLGLIDTESAMEKVRGYTNITAYPAAEAALQIIKAGALRQREVFYPWFTFYVTLIKDWFPFFTDLIIQNFYSYEP from the exons atgacGTTCCTTTTAAAATTCTTAATAATGAGTGTCTGTGCAATTCTTACGGCGTTCATATGGAGAGATACATTTGAGACAG AGTCCTTACGAGGTGCCAGGGTGCTGGTGACAGGTGCCAGTACGGGTATCGGTGAGCAGATGGCATATTACTACGCCCGTTTCGGCGCCCAAATTATCATCACTGCAAGGAGAGAAAATGTCTTGCTTCAG GTGGCGGAGAAGTGTCTCAGTATGGGAGCACAGAAAGTGCTTTACATATCAGGGGACATGGCAGAGCAGTCTGATCCTGCCAGAGTGGTGAGGTTTGCCGTGGATAAACTAG GGGGATTGGACTACCTTGTACTGAATCACATTGGATCCAGTCCGTTTGCAATGTGGGATGGAGACGTGGAACATACTAGATGGTTACTACAG GTGAATTTCCTAAGCTACATTCAGATGACCTCGGCAGCTTTGCCTTCCCTGAAGCAGAGTGGGGGCTCCATCATTGTTGTGTCCTCCTTGCTTG GGAAGATGTCCACACCATTTGCGGCACCATATACTGCCACTAAGTTTGCATTGAATGGCTTCTTTGGGACAATGTATCATGAACTGGCCATGCAAAGAGCCAACGTGTCACTGACCATCTGTACCCTGGGGCTGATCGACACAGAGTCTGCAATGGAGAAAGTCAG GGGCTACACAAACATCACTGCTTACCCAGCCGCTGAGGCAGCTCTGCAGATAATCAAAGCTGGGGCCTTGCGGCAGAGGGAGGTCTTCTACCCTTGGTTCACCTTCTACGTCACTCTCATCAAGGActggtttccttttttcacagaCCTTATAATCCAGAATTTCTACTCCTATGAACCTTGA
- the micos13 gene encoding MICOS complex subunit MIC13: MAARILPVAKLATKVTVAGGALYVAYDTGLLGGSEQGSEVLSRAKAAIPPAVDEWMKYFGFELPAPPKIEFSLQESWNSGVQKSVSALSVAPTTVCEYTNQGIQYLKNLTK; the protein is encoded by the exons ATGGCGGCCAGGATTTTGCCTGTAGCAAA GTTAGCCACTAAAGTGACTGTTGCTGGGGGAGCTCTCTATGTAGCCTATGACACAGGCCTACTAGGGGGAAGTGAACAAGGTTCAGAGGTCCTCAGCAGGGCAAAAGCTGCCATTCCCCCTGCCGTGGACGAGTGGATGAAGTACTTTGGCTTTGAG CTTCCTGCTCCTCCGAAAATCGAGTTTTCTCTCCAGGAATCATGGAACTCAG GGGTGCAGAAGTCCGTGTCTGCTCTTTCGGTTGCCCCCACCACGGTGTGTGAATATACCAACCAAGGCATTCAATACCTGAAAAACTTGACCAAGTGA